From the Papaver somniferum cultivar HN1 chromosome 2, ASM357369v1, whole genome shotgun sequence genome, the window ggatctacagagctttattgaaAAATCTTTgattccagaccttctcagaattTCATGAACCATCGAAGCGATCAGCAACCACCGcgcctgctttactggaaaaggAAAATCCTACAAAGATCAAGGATCCTCGTAGcatccgacgcctagtcaacaagcaatacaatctccaaccttccaaaaACTTCGTAACTGAAGGAAGTAAAAGGAAAGTTCCCGAGACACAACAGTACAAGCATGCAACTCCCATATATCATGCTCCCCCGAAACCCAAAGGAAAGATAATCAAACCCGAAATGCACAAGCGCCGACACACCGcagaaatgatcagacagactcataCTTCCcctcttctcattgaagaagtgatcgagttgctAGAGGTATGGATCTAGGatagtgcaatcaaatttccaatACATCAGGAAATAGCTGACTGAAAGGGAAATGGATAATCCCCgatattgtcgctttcataggttcttcaatcatccaacaagtgattatAAGGTTTTGAAACTATCTTTAAAGAACAGGTCAAGTCAGTAGAGTTCAATCTTGGGAATGAAGGAGTGCACAGGGACCCTCTCCTGATCATGACGTTTACTCTCTCTGAACGACCTGTCAATGAAGCAGCTCAATCTTGGATGAAACACATATGTGAATTGCTCTATTTGTCAAAGATGCAAAGGAAAGATATGTTCACAGctctgaatcacatcgtgtcaagaagacGTCTATCCATCTTGGAAATACTCCGTGAGCCTCCATCCACatacaaagagatgtatgacttgggaatgcttaccacagtcaatctcaaaaGAAATGAATTTAGGAGAACGTTGATCAATACTGGTACTGTTGTCAATGTTATTTCGTTGAAAACCCTCATAGCTGTGggtatcactcgacaagaagctactcatgctcccatctcaattagAGATCATGAAGGAGATCCCATAGATGCTTATGGATACATCACTATCAAGATGAAAATAAGCTCAACCTGGAtagaaaccaagttttacataatcaaggaatatccaagatatgacatgatcctcggacgagcctggatccatgctgaaaagatgactACTGACAAGGTGCCTTTGGTGGcatatctctccaacgaagaaagttctgatccaaaagatttggcggacgttccatcatcaggaCACTTGGAAAAATTTCGAACTTTGATgtggttgaagcaagaacctgcagaAGATGCATTGGAATTCATCAAGAGGCTTCGCGCTCAGGAAAGTATCATTCCTCACATGCCGATGTCATTTATTTTCCCACATGttctcctagcatggggactcaattctgctagcaactttGTTATCGCAAGACAAAGCATATcattgagacattcattactgatatgGTGTCCAAGCATGAAAAAGAATATCCTGGGTATTCCTAGTAactttgcatgagtgtccatatgtgccacaaaataaaaaatctttaatGTCTGCACGTGTATGGAATCCCACTACAAAAGGAATGCCGAACCAGCAGACCTCTCTTCCTCAGGCTGACTAGATGCTATGTTTGCTGATGAGTAGTTGAACCCATTCATGTCACAGAGAATTCCTCTCATTAGAATCAGGGGTTGCATTATTGCTGATGAGTAGTAGAACCCATTCATGTCGCAGGGAATCCCTCCCATGAGAATCAGGGGTTCCATATTTGCTGATGACGATGCTGACAGTGACGACCCTACTTCATAGACGGATGATTGTGTTGACGATGATGACCCTATTTCATATACGGATGTTGCTGGTAGTGATGAGGACTGTCCTGGTACCGGTGCTGGTGGTGATGGTTTCTTACTAACCAAGGGTACTGACTGTGGTTGGAGTTGTGGCGCAGTACTCTCAAAACTTCTTTTGCCTATTTTAGTCCGTTTTATACGACAGAGTACATACTCCTTCTGTATACAACAATGATATACAGAAATTATAAGCAATTAATGAAGATATACTTCTCAATCTTATAACAAATCAACACCCAAAATTAAGCAAACATGATTTTGTGTAACACCCCCAAAATCTAATTTGACTGAGACTAACAATCTGGATAGCAATCTATaaaattcagcaaaaaaaaaatgactatGGTTTACAAAAAGAAAGAACCAAAAGACATGGGAGGTGTAAAAATGATGATACGCACCTTGTTGTTATCCTGGTAAAAAGAATCAAGAAGTGAATACTCATTCATAAGCCACCTTCCAGATGCAGTAGAATCAGTCTTTCTTCTTTTCGCATCAGTAACCGGATTATCTTTccattcaaaagaaaaatcttttCTATTATCCTACAACATTTTCAGTGCCGGGAGAGAAAATCTTCACAGAACGTGCTTGTCCAGACCATGTACCATTTTCTACAGCTCTTTGCTTATTTCTTCCAGAAGCAGCCTTTGCGCATGGCTTTAATGTtgaaaagaaataaagaatttgATCACCGCTTTCACCATTACTCGTATATCGACCATTACTGCTGTTTTGTAACATCTCATCAAATAACTCAGAAGGATCTTTGTAGTCATAAATGTTATTCACATCGAATATGTAATCGTAACAATTCAAAGTCCGCCCTTCAACTTTAAGTAGTAAGTAATGTCGTATCAGTAGTTCATCCGCTGGGATAAACTTATATCCTGCTGGTAGTTGTAGTTTTCCCATGATCTTGTTGTGATTAGCAATCACTCCTGCAAACAAATTAGGGTTCCGGGTTTAACAATGGGAGGATATCAAGAAAAtcgaaagaaacaacaaaagtgaTAATTAAGCTATGATAATTTTGATTAACTACTACTAAAAACgaaacaaaatgaaagaaactaatCAAGAGAGAAATTTCTTCGACAAATTTTACCTGAAACTGAATCTTTTTCTCTGTTTTCTCGAAGGAATTTTGTTTTACTCTGAATCTTTTTTCTTGAAGGAATTTTGTTTCAGTTGTTGCTGTTTTGATCTTTTACAGTAAAAGTGGAAGCAGATTCTGTTTTGGCTGACGATGGGGGATATTCACGGTAAGTGTGGATAAGTACCCGCATCAACGGTTAAATAGGGCTTTTTGTgcacacccaaaaaaaaaaacatagaaggaaataaaaaaaacgATCTAGCATCTGACTCGGGCTGAGTCATATTCAAATCCCGAGTCAGATTCACACAAACAAGGTGCTAAGTTGGGCAAAGAACAGCTTGGGAAAGAACATTTGGTACGAAATATAAGACAATCTAGTAAGTACACAAACACATTGCAAAGTTCATGCAAGTTTTTCAGTACATAGATAAAATGGTGCAAAGTATTCAAACATATTGCGTTGTGCTATTCTATGGGAATAGCTTGTATCTTTTACCAACTCGTAAGTAGCAAGCCAACTGTAACATAATCTCAACCATAAAGCAGCTTTATCCAATTATGACGGGCTTTAGATCTCTCAATCAAACGGCAGTAGCAGAGGGGCCAGATTCTGTCCTCCATGAACTTGTATGCATCAAGCCATATGTAACATAATCTCGACCAGAAAGCAGCTTTATCCAATCATCACACGCTTTCGGCCTCTCAGTCGAACTGCAGGGAGAGACGGGTTAGATTTTCTGAAATTTGACAACTAGGAACTCATACAACGAAATGATAATACCTTGAGCTAGCTTATTGAATGTAGACGACCATTGCTTTGTTGACCTCCTGTACGAAGTGAGTATTTGATCCATCTATTCCAAAGTCAAATAATGAGAAAAACAAACATTTTACAAGGATGAAACAATGCATGAAATAGAACGATATTGCCTTATCCTTGCCACATTTCCACACGACGAATGCATCGAGATCAAAGCCCTCTCAAGAACATATAAGTCGACTGCCTTATCTTCAGGAAGAGTTGAAGTGAAGCTCAAACCGAAGTCGATGAGCACCTGAAAATAGGTCAAATGGGTAGAAAAATAAGCTTTCATAGAGACAAATTATACGCGAGAAACATAGTCTAAGCGCATTACAGAAGATGCCTCAAGTTTTGTGAGGTATCTCTTCACATGAAACTCGAAGCCATCTCACATCCTCACTGCATGTGCACAGGCGAGCTATACGTGGAGAAATAAACAAAAATCCGTAAGTAGTAGACCATTCTAAGATTTCTTACCAGCTGATTAGTATCTTTCCTGATTATCATATTTGATGTTGTAAGATCTCCATGAATCAAACCACCGTCATGTATTTTCGCGATTGCACTGCCAATCTGTTTTGCAAAATTGGCCATTTTCTCCTCAACAATTCCATGCAAACCAAAGTTTAATAGAACTTCTTTGACCATTTGCCCCTCCACATGCTCGAATGTTAGGGTGTGTAGAACAGTATCTACAGCATACAATACTGGAGTGTAAACACCAAGTCCCCTTGCTTTTGTCATGCAACGAGCTTCCTGCATCAGGAATTTAGCATTCAAACAATGGAATTTTACCACACACCATACCCAAGTCAGTGCAATCTGTGTCACCTCTTCTACAGTAAGGAAACAAACCCACTATAATGGCTTTCTGAATTTTATTCtccaaaataaaatgaaaataaataacagTTCTCTCTTCAGAGttcagagcaaaaaaaaaaaaaaacttttttaatCATCAAAGAGCAAAAAATCCTTTTTCAGTCAACAAGAGAGCAAACCATGATGGGAGTGGGTAAGCAGTTTGAATTTTGCTAAACCTACATAAACAGATGAAACAAAAGAGCAAATCATTAGAGAGAAACTAACCGCGTTCAATCGTCTGAGGGTCAATTTTGCGTCCAGAGTAGGATGTCTATACTTCTTTGAGAAACGTTCCTTGACAACAGATCTCCTACCCATAAACGTCGACTCAAAAACTCTCTGAAGATGAACAGAAAACCAGCACTATTAGCATTTTGCTGTCTGATAAAAATCTGATCGCATACAGAAAAATGGTATTTTACTTACAGCTTCTGCACCCTGCTTAAATAAAATGAGGGAACCCTCTTCGCCATCTTGCTTGATATTCATAAAGAGGACAAACGTTCAGCTGCAACTGAGTTCCCTGCAATACAGTGATAATACAATAACCAACTATAAATCCACACTGCTGATTTCCAAGAAATTAACAAACTAAGaatgcatccacaaaattaaacTGTTGTTCCTATTTCCATCAAGAAATTAGctagagaaacctaattatccaTGAAGAAATACTATTTTCCTCGTAATGTTTTGCTCAGAATATCAAATATTTTGTTGTTCGTCTTAACCTACATTGGTGTCTTACAACTAGCAACTAAAGGATTCGGGATACATCAGAGGGTTGGTGACCAAAATACACACTAGAGTACCTAGAAAACATATCATTCAGTACACAGAATTGTAGAAAAGAACTCTCATCGTTTTCTTTCTACAACACATCTTCAAAACGTCAGTGAGGAAACATATTTTTAATGTTTGCGGAGGTTCTTTTACATTTCCATAAGCAGCATTATAGTGCCATCTTGCCGTGAATGCACACATGCAGCAGCAATCACATATATTGTGACTTGTGAGCAACTTGCGGCCAGCCACGGGTGCAtttctttaattcttttcattCGCTCGTAATCTCCAAAGCTTCAAGGTTTCCTTACAAGTTACGGTATTAGATGACACCAATTAAGACCTTATCTCATCAAGAATAATTTCAACTTTATGTCTCCACAATATGCCTCAATGAAATTGGCGTAAGATATAAAACTGGGATGTTGAAACACTTTTTTTTCGGTTCCTTCATAGTGGACCAAGCCTCGTCCAGTTCCGTAGCTTTCCACCACTCCTAAATCAAAGACATTAATGTTCGTAATTTAGTAAGTATCTCGTTTTTGACCTCCATTTTCAAGCTGAACACCTCCTTGATTAGAATGTTCAGTGCAGAagaattcctgcttatgccaaactTATAAACTCAACAAAATGTCCCTGTTGCTTCAGTCCATTTTCAAGACCTCAGTTGAGATACCAAAATTACAACCGGAAACTGCTACTGCAACTTTCTCCGGAGATGTAGAGgtattttttagaattttactAATTTTAGTATTCCGTAATCTCATTCTCAAATCTTAACATGGATAACCCCAAACTGAACCTTTTTGGTTATAAACAGAATCCTCAAATGCGGAATCATCTACTTTATCAAGAAATGAATCCTTACGGAAAAAAATCAGGAGGCTCTGGTAATTCATTCATGTTACCAAAACCTTTTATGATAACCCAGTTATTACACATATTACCTAAAGTTATCTAAAGTTGTTATGCTTAAAAACCTCAAAAAGAACTAAGCTTTGCTAACATCTTAAAGACGTTCAAGATAGAACGAAACCAAGCAAAATTAACTAAACACGGATAATAACAACAACATTATGATGAAAAAAATTAACAAATAGTCAATGAAAAACGTACCAAACTGAAGTGAGAGGTTGATTTGTAGGAGTTTTCTGAAGTTGCTGGAAAAATTTGAGGCGAAGAACTCCGAAGTTGATTGAAAAATGGGTTTAGCCTTCTAGGGTTTTAGAGAGGGTTTGCTGCGGCAAATCTCGGGACGAAGATGCCTAAAACCTACAGAATACGAAGTTGGTCTCAGTGCTGACTGCTGAGAAGAAATTagtttcagtttcagtttcaacTTTCAAATTATGCCGTCTCCCGTCTGGGATTGCTTTTGAACCCGAGATGTCTTTTAACATCCGATTAGAGCAATTCCTATCGGAATGAACgaactcaaacatttgttgagccacgtggatgaacaaactgaATTCTCCACAGTGGAAACAAGGTAAAATGAACAAATTGGATTCCATtattgattttattaatataaactaataagagtttggTCCCACTAgtcattttatttatataaattatTAAAAATTGAGTCCCACAAAATatttaactaataaaaataaatattaaaaaataaactcTAAATATCTTAAACTggttttggagagagaaaagCACTGGGTGTTTCTTCTTTCAACGCAAGCGTCTTTTCTTCCAACTCCAACGTTATTGGCAATGTCGCGCGTCCTTACCACAGACGCGCGTCGGATGTTACGActcgatgttcaaaccaacaaatctgATTGTTCGAAcatccgtttttcatgtttgttcattccatagtggaagcaaaatgaacaaactccaggTTTATTCATttcataggaattgcccttacaTTTCACGTCAAGCATGGTCAAGGCTCGGATTGGATTTGGTAGTGGTACAACATCCGAATAAGGGTGAAAATGGTATCCAAAATCCCGTTAAATTCGTGTCCGAAATGGGAATTTAGCTGGTTGATCCAAAAGCCATATAGGTAGTTAACTATATTGTCTATCCAGATGTCCACGATTCGCGCAAAAATACCCGTCCCTGATTATAGTCACGGGTGGATAATATAATCCAAAAATCTTTATGGACTGACAGTAGATTTGAAAACTCACCGGT encodes:
- the LOC113350744 gene encoding uncharacterized protein LOC113350744 yields the protein MNEYSLLDSFYQDNNKKEYVLCRIKRTKIGKRSFESTAPQLQPQSVPLVSKKPSPPAPVPGQSSSLPATSVYEIGSSSSTQSSVYEVGSSLSASSSANMEPLILMGGIPCDMNGFYYSSAIMQPLILMRGILCDMNGFNYSSANIASSQPEEERSAGSAFLL
- the LOC113353047 gene encoding EKC/KEOPS complex subunit TP53RK-like isoform X1, whose product is MNIKQDGEEGSLILFKQGAEARVFESTFMGRRSVVKERFSKKYRHPTLDAKLTLRRLNAEARCMTKARGLGVYTPVLYAVDTVLHTLTFEHVEGQMVKEVLLNFGLHGIVEEKMANFAKQIGSAIAKIHDGGLIHGDLTTSNMIIRKDTNQLVLIDFGLSFTSTLPEDKAVDLYVLERALISMHSSCGNVMDQILTSYRRSTKQWSSTFNKLAQVRLRGRKRVMIG
- the LOC113353047 gene encoding EKC/KEOPS complex subunit TP53RK-like isoform X2 codes for the protein MNIKQDGEEGSLILFKQGAEARVFESTFMGRRSVVKERFSKKYRHPTLDAKLTLRRLNAEARCMTKARGLGVYTPVLYAVDTVLHTLTFEHVEGQMVKEVLLNFGLHGIVEEKMANFAKQIGSAIAKIHDGGLIHGDLTTSNMIIRKDTNQLVLIDFGLSFTSTLPEDKAVDLYVLERALISMHSSCGNVARIRRSTKQWSSTFNKLAQVRLRGRKRVMIG
- the LOC113353047 gene encoding EKC/KEOPS complex subunit TP53RK-like isoform X3, which produces MNIKQDGEEGSLILFKQGAEARVFESTFMGRRSVVKERFSKKYRHPTLDAKLTLRRLNAEARCMTKARGLGVYTPVLYAVDTVLHTLTFEHVEGQMVKEVLLNFGLHGIVEEKMANFAKQIGSAIAKIHDGGLIHGDLTTSNMIIRKDTNQLVLIDFGLSFTSTLPEDKAVDLYVLERALISMHSSCGNVARIRWIKYSLRTGGQQSNGRLHSIS